From Bacillus basilensis, a single genomic window includes:
- the hisH gene encoding imidazole glycerol phosphate synthase subunit HisH: MIAIIDYGMGNIRSVEQALKYIGAAYIVTSDKEEIFRSDGVILPGVGAFPKAMDVLEEKDLVRVLKEVGSSGKPLLGICLGMQLLFEKSEELQDCNGLNLLPGIIRKLKVPYKIPHMGWNELKKEGEIELWNGVEDGSFVYYVHSYYADCSNEIVYGISDYGVKVPGFVAKGNIYGAQFHPEKSGDIGMQMLKNFKGVVESWKSSQLSI; the protein is encoded by the coding sequence TTGATTGCCATTATAGATTATGGAATGGGAAATATTCGTAGTGTAGAACAAGCATTAAAATATATTGGAGCAGCGTACATCGTAACGAGTGATAAAGAAGAGATTTTTAGAAGTGATGGAGTGATTTTACCAGGAGTAGGTGCATTTCCAAAAGCGATGGATGTATTGGAAGAAAAAGATTTAGTGCGTGTGTTAAAAGAAGTTGGGAGTTCAGGAAAACCACTTCTAGGTATTTGCTTAGGAATGCAGCTTTTATTTGAAAAAAGTGAGGAACTACAAGACTGTAACGGATTGAATTTATTACCAGGTATCATTCGGAAATTAAAAGTTCCTTATAAAATTCCACATATGGGATGGAATGAGTTAAAGAAAGAGGGAGAAATAGAGCTTTGGAATGGAGTAGAGGACGGTTCTTTCGTATATTATGTCCACTCTTATTATGCAGATTGTTCGAATGAAATTGTGTATGGAATAAGTGATTATGGAGTGAAAGTACCTGGTTTTGTAGCAAAAGGAAATATATATGGCGCACAGTTTCATCCTGAAAAAAGTGGTGACATTGGAATGCAAATGTTGAAAAATTTCAAAGGAGTGGTAGAATCATGGAAATCTTCCCAGCTATCGATTTAA
- the hisD gene encoding histidinol dehydrogenase, whose protein sequence is MEIVCEDFQKALSKIKLLRENANIIEETVQRSVSEIVQNVRGSKDEALSFYTKKFDGVKIKEFRVSEEEIKQASMFVENSFLEALQEAKKNIISYHEKQKRQSIFDCASKGIIRGQIIRPLENVGVYVPGGTASYPSSVLMNVLPAKLAGVKKIVMVTPPRDGGIDPHVLVAASLAGVDEIYTIGGAQAIAALAYGTESIPKVDKIVGPGNLYVALAKREVYGIVNIDMIAGPSEIVVIADETGNAKYIAADLLSQAEHDERATAICITTNIELAKEVEKEIERQLETLPRSEIARESINRNGAIFIVPSLDEALKLSNEIAPEHLELHIKEPINALAYVKHAGSIFLGPYAPEPLGDYLAGPNHVLPTSGTARFFSPLSVDDFLKKSSFLSYTEEALRDVQHHIVELANKEGLHAHARAIQIRFEEEE, encoded by the coding sequence ATGGAGATAGTTTGTGAAGATTTTCAAAAGGCGTTATCGAAAATAAAATTGCTACGAGAAAACGCTAATATAATAGAAGAAACTGTTCAAAGAAGTGTAAGCGAAATCGTTCAAAATGTAAGGGGAAGTAAGGATGAGGCCCTATCTTTTTATACAAAAAAATTTGATGGTGTAAAGATTAAAGAGTTTCGTGTAAGTGAAGAAGAAATAAAACAAGCGAGTATGTTTGTAGAGAATTCATTTTTAGAAGCGTTGCAAGAGGCGAAGAAAAACATTATTTCATATCATGAAAAGCAAAAAAGGCAATCCATATTCGATTGCGCGAGTAAAGGCATCATTAGAGGACAAATCATTCGGCCGTTAGAAAATGTAGGGGTATATGTGCCGGGCGGAACTGCTTCGTATCCTTCGTCAGTATTAATGAATGTATTGCCAGCAAAACTAGCTGGTGTGAAAAAGATTGTAATGGTAACACCCCCGAGAGATGGAGGAATTGATCCACATGTTTTAGTTGCTGCAAGCCTTGCAGGAGTAGATGAAATTTATACGATAGGTGGTGCGCAAGCAATTGCTGCTTTAGCATACGGGACGGAATCGATTCCGAAAGTGGATAAAATAGTTGGACCGGGAAATTTGTACGTCGCTCTGGCGAAACGAGAAGTATACGGAATAGTAAATATTGATATGATTGCTGGACCCTCAGAAATTGTAGTTATCGCTGATGAAACCGGCAATGCAAAATATATTGCTGCTGATTTATTATCACAAGCAGAACATGACGAGAGAGCAACAGCAATCTGTATTACAACGAATATAGAGTTAGCAAAAGAAGTAGAAAAAGAGATAGAAAGACAGTTAGAAACATTACCAAGAAGTGAAATCGCCCGTGAATCGATAAATAGAAATGGAGCTATTTTTATCGTTCCTTCTTTAGATGAGGCACTAAAGTTATCGAATGAAATTGCCCCGGAACATTTAGAGTTACATATAAAAGAACCGATAAATGCTCTAGCCTATGTGAAACATGCAGGATCTATCTTTCTTGGACCATATGCCCCGGAACCACTCGGTGATTATTTAGCGGGACCGAATCACGTATTACCGACAAGTGGAACGGCAAGGTTTTTCTCACCATTATCAGTTGATGATTTCTTGAAAAAATCAAGCTTTCTATCTTATACGGAGGAAGCGTTAAGAGATGTACAACATCATATTGTAGAACTTGCCAATAAAGAAGGGTTACATGCGCATGCGAGAGCAATTCAAATAAGATTTGAGGAGGAAGAATAA
- the hisB gene encoding imidazoleglycerol-phosphate dehydratase HisB: MRESSQIRETTETKIKLSLQLDEGKNVSVQTGVGFFDHMLTLFARHGRFGLQVEAEGDVFVDAHHTVEDVGIVLGNCLKEALQNKEGINRYGSAYVPMDESLGFVAIDISGRSYIVFQGELTNPKLGDFDTELTEEFFRAVAHAANITLHARILYGSNTHHKIEALFKAFGRALREAVERNANITGVNSTKGML, encoded by the coding sequence ATGCGTGAGTCCAGTCAAATACGTGAGACGACAGAGACAAAAATAAAATTAAGTTTGCAACTTGATGAAGGCAAGAACGTTTCTGTACAAACGGGAGTTGGATTTTTTGATCATATGCTAACTTTATTTGCAAGGCATGGAAGATTTGGTTTGCAAGTGGAAGCGGAAGGTGATGTATTCGTTGATGCACATCATACAGTTGAAGATGTTGGAATTGTACTCGGAAATTGTTTGAAAGAAGCGTTGCAAAATAAAGAGGGGATTAACAGGTACGGCTCAGCATATGTACCGATGGATGAATCTTTAGGTTTTGTCGCAATTGATATTAGCGGGCGCTCATATATTGTATTTCAAGGAGAATTAACGAATCCGAAGCTAGGGGATTTTGATACAGAACTAACAGAAGAATTTTTTAGAGCAGTCGCTCATGCTGCCAATATTACATTACATGCTCGCATTTTATACGGAAGCAATACACATCACAAAATTGAAGCGTTATTTAAAGCATTTGGTAGAGCGCTTAGAGAAGCGGTCGAAAGAAATGCCAACATTACTGGTGTAAATTCAACGAAAGGGATGTTGTAA
- the hisG gene encoding ATP phosphoribosyltransferase → MRNIQIALTKGRLEKHVIPLFEQIGIDCSELKNKGRKLVFQSKNTDISFILVKAVDVATYVEHGVADIGVVGKDILMENEKDIYEMLDLGVGVCKFCVASIPTYNPKSYWKKRIATKYPHITSNYFHDKGEDVEIIKIEGSVEIAPILGLADAIVDIVETGKTLQENGLIVFEEMYSISARMIVNKAALKTKKDEIFSIINVMEREILSEK, encoded by the coding sequence ATGCGTAACATTCAAATTGCGTTAACGAAAGGAAGATTAGAAAAACATGTGATTCCACTCTTTGAGCAGATTGGAATTGATTGTTCAGAGCTCAAAAATAAAGGACGAAAGCTTGTCTTTCAAAGTAAAAATACAGATATCTCATTTATTTTAGTGAAAGCAGTAGATGTTGCTACTTATGTAGAACATGGAGTAGCTGATATTGGGGTCGTTGGAAAAGATATTTTAATGGAAAACGAGAAAGATATTTATGAAATGTTGGATTTAGGAGTAGGCGTGTGTAAGTTTTGTGTTGCTTCTATTCCTACTTATAACCCAAAGAGCTACTGGAAGAAACGTATTGCGACGAAATATCCACATATTACTTCTAACTATTTTCATGATAAAGGGGAGGATGTAGAAATTATAAAAATAGAAGGTTCTGTAGAAATCGCTCCTATTCTTGGATTGGCAGATGCGATTGTTGATATTGTTGAAACGGGAAAAACATTACAAGAAAATGGACTCATTGTATTTGAGGAAATGTATTCTATATCTGCTCGAATGATTGTAAATAAGGCAGCATTAAAAACTAAAAAAGACGAAATATTCAGTATTATAAATGTAATGGAGCGAGAAATTTTGTCAGAAAAATAG